The Streptomyces camelliae genome window below encodes:
- a CDS encoding diaminopimelate decarboxylase — MERDIQAEAQDRAARRDEAVRAAVEQGLLGPDAAVVGLLDVTGIRRSAAALRAAFDAVVAPGTPVLHAFAVKATPLVPVLRLLGEAGLGAEVASPGELALARAAGVPAERTVLDAPAKTPAELREALALGIAVNADNPQELDRLDALVRQTSTRSPLGLRVNPQIGGGTIGATSTATATSKFGVALRDEGAREWVVRVFLERPWLTRLHAHTGSQGIPLPLLARGVAETYALAEEVNARAGRRQIDTLDIGGGLSVDFASEVAAPTYAQYARVLAEQVPGLFDGRYGLVTEFGRSLMARHGTVVARVEYAKYAGGRRIAVTHAGVQVATRTVYVPEAWPLRIAGYDAKGRPKQGPDVVQDVAGPACFSGDLLAEGRALPALEQGDYAAALDTGAYYFAHHYAYNSLARPGIYGFAPDGAGGVAFAVVREPQTMAEVVAESGGAHVDALTTLRAPGSR, encoded by the coding sequence GTGGAGCGGGACATCCAGGCCGAGGCCCAGGACCGCGCCGCCCGGCGGGACGAGGCGGTGCGCGCCGCCGTGGAGCAGGGGCTGCTCGGGCCGGACGCGGCCGTGGTGGGGCTGCTGGACGTGACCGGGATCCGGCGGTCGGCGGCGGCCCTGCGGGCGGCGTTCGACGCGGTGGTGGCGCCCGGCACCCCGGTGCTGCACGCCTTCGCGGTGAAGGCGACCCCGCTGGTGCCGGTGCTGCGGCTGCTGGGCGAGGCGGGTCTCGGCGCGGAGGTCGCGAGCCCGGGCGAGCTGGCGCTGGCGCGGGCGGCCGGGGTGCCGGCGGAGCGGACGGTGCTGGACGCGCCCGCGAAGACCCCGGCCGAGCTGCGCGAGGCGCTGGCGCTGGGCATCGCCGTGAACGCCGACAACCCGCAGGAGCTGGACCGGCTGGACGCCCTCGTCCGGCAGACGTCCACCCGCTCCCCGCTGGGTCTCAGGGTCAACCCGCAGATCGGCGGCGGGACCATCGGGGCCACGTCCACGGCGACGGCGACCTCGAAGTTCGGGGTGGCGCTGCGGGACGAGGGGGCGCGCGAGTGGGTCGTCCGGGTGTTCCTGGAGCGGCCGTGGCTGACCCGGCTGCACGCGCACACCGGCTCACAGGGCATCCCGCTGCCGCTGCTGGCGCGGGGCGTGGCGGAGACGTACGCGCTCGCGGAGGAGGTCAACGCGCGGGCCGGGCGGCGGCAGATCGACACGCTCGACATCGGCGGGGGGCTCTCGGTGGACTTCGCCTCCGAGGTGGCGGCGCCGACGTACGCGCAGTACGCGCGCGTGCTGGCCGAGCAGGTGCCGGGGCTGTTCGACGGGCGGTACGGGCTGGTGACCGAGTTCGGGCGCTCGCTCATGGCCCGGCACGGGACGGTGGTGGCGCGGGTGGAGTACGCCAAGTACGCGGGCGGGCGGCGGATCGCGGTGACGCACGCGGGCGTGCAGGTGGCGACGCGCACGGTGTACGTGCCCGAGGCGTGGCCGCTCAGGATCGCCGGGTACGACGCCAAGGGGCGCCCCAAGCAGGGGCCGGACGTGGTGCAGGACGTGGCCGGGCCGGCCTGTTTCTCGGGCGACCTGCTCGCCGAGGGGCGCGCGCTGCCCGCGCTGGAGCAGGGCGACTACGCGGCGGCGCTGGACACGGGCGCGTACTACTTCGCCCACCACTACGCCTACAACTCCCTGGCCCGGCCCGGCATCTACGGCTTCGCGCCGGACGGTGCGGGAGGTGTCGCCTTCGCGGTCGTACGGGAGCCGCAGACCATGGCCGAGGTGGTGGCGGAGTCCGGAGGGGCGCACGTGGACGCACTCACCACCCTGCGGGCGCCCGGGAGCCGTTGA
- the hutU gene encoding urocanate hydratase: MSGPRPVRAPRGTELSALGWQQEAALRMLQNNLDPEVAEHPDKLVVYGGTGKAARDWRSFDAMVRTLKTLKQDETMLVQSGRPVGVMQTHEWAPRVLIANSNLVGDWANWEEFRRLEALGLTMYGQMTAGSWIYIGTQGILQGTYETFAAVAAKKFNGTLAGTITLTAGLGGMGGAQPLAVTMNDGVALCIDCDPRAIERRIEHRYLDVKADSLDHALQLAVEARDARRPLSIGVLGNAADLVPQLLAMNAPIDIVTDQTSAHDPLSYLPVGMAFEDMADAAAKDPAGFTTRARESMAKHVEAMVGFMDAGAEVFDYGNSIRGEAQLAGYDRAFAFPGFVPAYIRPLFCEGKGPFRWAALSGDPADIAKTDKAILELFPENESLARWIKMAGERVHFQGLPARICWLGYGERDKAGERFNDMVASGELAAPLAIGRDHLDCGSVASPYRETEAMLDGSDAIADWPLLNAMVNVASGASWVSIHHGGGVGMGRSIHAGQVTVADGTKLGGEKIRRVLTNDPGMGVIRHVDAGYDIAESVAQERGVRVPMREGDQA; this comes from the coding sequence ATGTCGGGACCCCGCCCCGTACGAGCGCCGCGCGGCACGGAACTGAGCGCCCTGGGATGGCAGCAGGAAGCCGCCCTGCGGATGCTGCAGAACAACCTCGACCCCGAGGTGGCCGAGCACCCGGACAAGCTCGTGGTCTACGGCGGCACCGGCAAGGCCGCCCGTGACTGGCGCTCCTTCGACGCCATGGTCCGCACGCTGAAGACCCTCAAGCAGGACGAGACCATGCTGGTCCAGTCCGGCCGCCCGGTCGGCGTCATGCAGACCCACGAGTGGGCCCCGCGCGTCCTCATCGCCAACTCCAACCTGGTCGGCGACTGGGCCAACTGGGAGGAGTTCCGCCGCCTGGAGGCCCTCGGCCTGACCATGTACGGCCAGATGACCGCCGGTTCCTGGATCTACATCGGCACCCAGGGCATCCTCCAGGGCACCTACGAGACCTTCGCCGCCGTCGCCGCGAAGAAGTTCAACGGCACCCTCGCCGGGACGATCACCCTCACCGCCGGCCTCGGCGGCATGGGCGGCGCCCAGCCGCTCGCCGTGACGATGAACGACGGCGTCGCCCTCTGCATCGACTGCGACCCGCGCGCCATCGAGCGCCGCATCGAGCACCGCTACCTGGACGTGAAGGCGGACTCGCTGGACCACGCGCTCCAGCTGGCGGTCGAGGCCCGTGACGCCCGCCGTCCGCTGTCGATCGGCGTCCTCGGCAACGCGGCCGACCTGGTCCCGCAGCTGCTCGCGATGAACGCCCCCATCGACATCGTCACCGACCAGACCTCCGCCCACGACCCGCTGTCCTACCTGCCGGTGGGCATGGCCTTCGAGGACATGGCCGACGCCGCCGCCAAGGACCCGGCCGGCTTCACCACGCGTGCGCGTGAGTCCATGGCGAAGCACGTCGAGGCCATGGTCGGCTTCATGGACGCCGGCGCCGAGGTCTTCGACTACGGCAACTCCATCCGCGGCGAGGCCCAGCTGGCCGGCTACGACAGGGCGTTCGCCTTCCCCGGCTTCGTCCCCGCGTACATCCGCCCGCTCTTCTGCGAGGGCAAGGGCCCCTTCCGCTGGGCCGCGCTGTCCGGCGACCCCGCCGACATCGCCAAGACCGACAAGGCGATCCTGGAGCTGTTCCCCGAGAACGAGTCCCTGGCCCGCTGGATCAAGATGGCCGGCGAGCGCGTCCACTTCCAGGGCCTGCCCGCGCGCATCTGCTGGCTCGGCTACGGCGAGCGCGACAAGGCCGGCGAGCGCTTCAACGACATGGTCGCCTCCGGTGAGCTGGCCGCTCCGCTGGCGATCGGCCGCGACCACCTGGACTGCGGTTCCGTCGCCTCCCCGTACCGCGAGACCGAGGCCATGCTCGACGGCTCCGACGCGATCGCCGACTGGCCGCTGCTGAACGCCATGGTGAACGTGGCCTCCGGTGCGTCGTGGGTGTCCATCCACCACGGTGGCGGTGTGGGCATGGGCCGCTCCATCCACGCCGGGCAGGTGACGGTGGCCGACGGCACCAAGCTGGGCGGCGAGAAGATCCGCCGCGTGCTCACCAACGACCCGGGCATGGGCGTCATCCGGCACGTGGACGCCGGGTACGACATCGCGGAGTCCGTTGCTCAGGAGCGCGGGGTCCGGGTGCCGATGCGTGAGGGTGACCAGGCGTGA